Proteins from a genomic interval of Oscillatoria salina IIICB1:
- the sufD gene encoding Fe-S cluster assembly protein SufD — translation MSTPVPSTSSPISLPQEELKADSYLSDLLRQCEAARVVFRTEITGWLQELRQIAAYGVAQQKLPQKKDEDWRFTDLSELLAIQFQAAGKVSVDPEAIAGLQLPEAAQSRLVFVNGFYAPELSDVSGLPTGVFVGNLADLPTKQSYEIVKYLGQQEGAKEVFTALNTAGLGDVAIVWAGENVVVEKPLHLLFLTAVEKDPILTQPRTLVVAEKSSSLQIVEHYAAIPTPGCTDFPQNRPYFTNAVTEIWLEENAEVNHTRNQRESGDGFQIGKTAIAQARASRYTCNEINLGAKLSRHNLEVYQTGEQTETRLNGLTMVDGEQLSDTHSAIALTKPFGSTDQLHKCILGDRSRAVFNGKVFVPREAQQTNAAQLNRNLLLSNKARVDTKPELQITADNVKCSHGATVSQLEPEEVFYLRSRGLNEADARHLLIDAFAAEILERIPVESLRYRLSQCVACRTD, via the coding sequence ATGTCTACTCCGGTTCCTTCTACTTCTAGTCCGATTTCTCTACCACAAGAAGAGTTGAAAGCTGATAGTTACCTGAGTGATTTGTTAAGGCAGTGTGAAGCGGCTAGAGTGGTTTTTAGAACAGAAATTACTGGTTGGTTGCAAGAGTTGCGCCAAATTGCTGCTTATGGGGTAGCGCAACAAAAGTTACCTCAGAAAAAAGATGAGGATTGGCGCTTTACTGACTTGTCGGAGTTGTTAGCAATTCAGTTTCAAGCTGCTGGAAAAGTAAGTGTCGATCCCGAAGCGATCGCGGGTTTACAATTGCCGGAAGCGGCGCAAAGTCGGTTAGTCTTTGTGAATGGCTTTTATGCTCCTGAGTTGTCGGATGTTTCGGGATTGCCCACAGGTGTTTTTGTGGGTAATTTAGCAGATTTGCCGACAAAACAAAGTTACGAAATTGTTAAGTATTTGGGACAACAAGAGGGAGCAAAAGAAGTTTTTACGGCGTTAAATACTGCTGGTTTGGGTGATGTGGCGATTGTTTGGGCTGGAGAAAATGTAGTTGTAGAAAAGCCGCTCCATTTGTTGTTTTTAACGGCGGTTGAGAAGGATCCTATTTTAACTCAACCACGGACTTTGGTAGTAGCTGAAAAAAGTTCTAGCTTACAAATTGTCGAACATTATGCGGCAATTCCTACACCTGGTTGCACGGATTTTCCCCAAAATCGTCCTTATTTTACTAATGCAGTGACGGAAATTTGGCTAGAGGAAAATGCTGAGGTGAATCATACTCGCAACCAAAGAGAGTCGGGAGATGGATTTCAAATTGGGAAAACAGCGATCGCCCAAGCACGAGCTAGTCGCTACACTTGTAATGAGATTAATTTGGGTGCAAAGTTGTCTCGTCATAATCTGGAAGTTTATCAGACTGGCGAGCAAACTGAAACTCGTCTTAATGGGTTGACAATGGTGGATGGAGAGCAGTTATCTGATACTCATAGCGCGATCGCGTTAACTAAACCTTTTGGTAGTACAGATCAACTGCATAAATGTATTTTAGGCGATCGCTCCCGCGCTGTCTTTAATGGTAAAGTTTTTGTACCCAGAGAAGCACAACAAACAAACGCAGCTCAACTTAATCGTAATTTACTTTTATCTAACAAAGCTCGCGTTGATACCAAACCAGAGCTACAAATTACTGCCGATAATGTAAAATGTTCTCACGGTGCAACTGTTAGTCAGTTAGAACCAGAAGAAGTTTTTTATTTACGCAGTCGCGGCTTGAATGAAGCAGATGCGCGTCACTTATTAATTGACGCTTTTGCTGCGGAAATTCTGGAGCGCATTCCCGTTGAATCTTTGCGTTATAGGTTATCTCAATGCGTCGCTTGTAGAACCGATTAA
- the sufC gene encoding Fe-S cluster assembly ATPase SufC, with product MIREDSEVILAVKNLSAEVEGNKILKGFNLEIKAGEIHAIMGRNGSGKSTFSKVLAGHPDYEVTGGEIIYQGENILELEPEERALKGIFLAFQYPIEIPGVSNLDFLRVAYNARQKYQGLEELDAFDFEDLIEEKLDVVKMNPSFLERSLNEGFSGGEKKRNEILQMALLEPTLAILDETDSGLDIDALKIVSHGVNQLATPDNAMLIITHYQRMLNYIEPDFVHVMYDGRIVKSGGKELALELETTGYDFIDEEFATEVSV from the coding sequence ATGATTAGAGAAGACAGCGAAGTAATTTTAGCAGTAAAAAATCTCAGCGCCGAAGTTGAGGGAAACAAAATCCTCAAAGGCTTCAACCTGGAAATTAAAGCTGGGGAAATTCACGCGATCATGGGGCGTAATGGTTCGGGTAAAAGTACCTTTTCTAAGGTTTTGGCTGGACATCCTGACTACGAAGTCACAGGTGGAGAGATAATTTATCAAGGTGAGAATATCCTGGAATTGGAGCCAGAAGAACGAGCGCTGAAAGGTATTTTTTTGGCTTTTCAGTATCCGATAGAAATTCCTGGAGTGAGCAATTTAGATTTTCTGCGCGTGGCTTATAATGCTCGTCAGAAATATCAGGGTTTAGAAGAACTTGATGCTTTTGATTTTGAAGATTTGATCGAAGAAAAGCTGGATGTGGTGAAGATGAATCCCAGCTTTTTAGAGCGTAGTTTGAATGAAGGTTTTTCTGGTGGCGAGAAAAAGCGGAATGAGATTTTGCAGATGGCGTTACTCGAACCAACTTTAGCAATTTTAGATGAAACTGATTCGGGTTTGGATATCGATGCGCTAAAAATTGTTTCTCATGGTGTGAATCAATTAGCAACTCCGGATAATGCGATGCTGATAATTACTCATTATCAACGGATGTTGAATTATATTGAGCCAGATTTTGTTCATGTGATGTATGATGGACGAATTGTTAAGAGCGGTGGTAAAGAATTGGCTTTGGAATTAGAAACCACTGGCTATGATTTTATCGATGAAGAATTTGCTACGGAGGTAAGCGTTTAA